Proteins found in one Triticum urartu cultivar G1812 chromosome 4, Tu2.1, whole genome shotgun sequence genomic segment:
- the LOC125551412 gene encoding uncharacterized protein LOC125551412 isoform X1, translating into MAVEVDGTRKRRAAAFLDDPFEVMQAKRGRCSPSATADSVADLGINMEFDPVEAVQSVFPGADPQLLRGYLEASGNVLDAAIRSFRDYLASDSATTNVGASSSGVASDVPVMNTPANRIEWAELIVKEMSSASDPNHARNRVFRILEMFDKCAANYNTLDEAHKMRETKGTTDGAGGKVSSGGDKQGKE; encoded by the exons ATGGCGGTGGAGGTCGACGGCACTCGGAAGCGCAGGGCGGCGGCTTTCCTGGACGACCCCTTCGAGGTGATGCAGGCGAAGCGGGGCCGGTGCTCACCGTCCGCCACCGCGGACTCGGTCGCCGACCTCGGCATCAACATGGAGTTCGACCCCGTCGAGGCGGTTCAGTCCGTCTTCCCCGGCGCCGATCCGCAG CTTCTGCGGGGCTATCTTGAAGCGTCGGGAAATGTCTTGGATGCTGCCATCAGAAGCTTCAGGGATTATTTGGCATCGGATTCAGCAACGACCAATGTTGGTGCCTCCTCATCTGGAG TGGCATCTGATGTGCCGGTGATGAATACTCCAGCCAACAGGATTGAATGGGCAGAGCTAATTGTCAAGGAGATGTCGTCCGCTTCAGATCCGAATCATGCCAGGAATCGAGTCTTCAGGATACTTGAAATGTTCGACAAATGTGCTGCAAACTACAATACTCTTGATGAGGCGCATAAAATGCGTGAG ACGAAGGGCACGACGGATGGCGCCGGCGGGAAGGTGAGCAGCGGTGGAGATAAGCAAGGAAAGGAGTAG
- the LOC125551412 gene encoding uncharacterized protein LOC125551412 isoform X2, with translation MAVEVDGTRKRRAAAFLDDPFEVMQAKRGRCSPSATADSVADLGINMEFDPVEAVQSVFPGADPQLLRGYLEASGNVLDAAIRSFRDYLASDSATTNVGASSSGVASDVPVMNTPANRIEWAELIVKEMSSASDPNHARNRVFRILEMFDKCAANYNTLDEAHKMREMIIATILG, from the exons ATGGCGGTGGAGGTCGACGGCACTCGGAAGCGCAGGGCGGCGGCTTTCCTGGACGACCCCTTCGAGGTGATGCAGGCGAAGCGGGGCCGGTGCTCACCGTCCGCCACCGCGGACTCGGTCGCCGACCTCGGCATCAACATGGAGTTCGACCCCGTCGAGGCGGTTCAGTCCGTCTTCCCCGGCGCCGATCCGCAG CTTCTGCGGGGCTATCTTGAAGCGTCGGGAAATGTCTTGGATGCTGCCATCAGAAGCTTCAGGGATTATTTGGCATCGGATTCAGCAACGACCAATGTTGGTGCCTCCTCATCTGGAG TGGCATCTGATGTGCCGGTGATGAATACTCCAGCCAACAGGATTGAATGGGCAGAGCTAATTGTCAAGGAGATGTCGTCCGCTTCAGATCCGAATCATGCCAGGAATCGAGTCTTCAGGATACTTGAAATGTTCGACAAATGTGCTGCAAACTACAATACTCTTGATGAGGCGCATAAAATGCGTGAG ATGATTATAGCAACTATTTTGGGCTGA